AGGGAAGGGATGAGCAAAAGATATCCCGGCCTGGAATCCGGCCCCCCAGGCAAGGTCAGCCAGGTAGGTCAAGGTCGGCCCTGGGGGATCCCATTCCTACAGAGGGAGAGGTGTAGTGCAGGAGGTCTACAGTGAGTGACACACCTGTGCTCTGGGTGTGAGCGGGGACGAAGGCAAGGCAGGGGGCACAGGGAAATTTGGGGGTGACCGAGTCATTCCTCGCCTGCAACGGGCGGTGGTTTCACGTGCACGCGTTGCTCAAAAAATCCCAGCAAATCCTGTGCCCTCAGTGTGTGGTTTGCTCAAGCAAATTTTGCCTGAATAAAGTTATCCTAAAAAATGACCAAGTATGGacgcacctggctggctcagcgggtGGAGCGTGCGACtcgagttcgagccccacgttggtgtAGAGGGttctgagttcgagccccacgttgggtgtagagaccataaatacacttaaaaaatatttaggtctataaattaaaaggaaacgATGAAATGTTTTGAGGTAATTAGTACTTCATACTCCATTATCGACttgaatgtattatttttctttatttcttttatatttattgttgatGTTCAACTAGCGATTATACTCAGTGTTTCTGTAAACTGCTTGGAAGGATGAACGTTATTagttctatattaaaaaaaataaggtgtttTTACGCTAATCCCTGCTTTATACTCTATTTATATGTTATATCGATCATTTAGACCCAGTCACTGATTACATTGTGCTCAGTTTCTCTTTAAACCGAAAAGGGctcaaagaaacaagggccttcgTCAGGGGACCGCATGAGGCAGCCGCCGCTCGTGTCTTGTTTTGTAGGGCACCGATCCTGCGTCCACGGAGAAGGTGAGTGTCCCCCGCGTGCCCAGAACCGGGCATCCCGAAGCGCAGGTGTGTTTTCCTTACTGTGCGGCCTCTCCGCCGTGCCGGACTCCGCGTGGGCCCCACGCACCCACCCCGCGGTCTCCAGGAGTCGGTGCGGAGGGGAAACAGCTGGGACGTGAGGTTCTGTCTTCACGTGGCTCCTCCTCTGTGACTGCGTCTCCTCCTCTGTCCCGTATAAGGACCCCTGTCGTTGGACTCAGGGCCTCCTCATCCGGGAGGAGCTCCTCTTGAGATCCTTCACTTAGGCACGCGTGCAAAGACCCTACTTCCGAATAAGGTCCCGACCAGGAGTTCCAGGGGGACGCATCTTCCTTGGAGGTGGTGGGAGGTCACCGCTGCAGAGCGTGCGGGCCCCACGCCGTGCACAACAACATGTGTCTGGGGCTCATCAGGGGTGGCTGTGGAGCATCACGTCCCAGTGATGACGAAGAACATTTTTGTTTGGACCCCACAAAGTCTGGGCTGAGGGGGCTTCCAAATAAGGTCAGCTTCTAGGATTGGGCGGGTGAGAACTTGCACATACGAGTTGGGGGAGGACCCGCGGCACCCCTGCCAGGGCCCGTTgtctctcccccctccttttcttttaaacCTCAGCTCTACGAAAACCACTTCGTGATTTACAATCCCGGAAACTACGTGGCGAAACTAAAGGTGCAGGGTTTCTTCCGCAAAGACTGGAGCGAATGGAGCGCCCCCCAACTCTTTGGTGAGTGGGGCGCCCTTCCACCTCGCCCTCCCGTGTGCTGAACGCTGGGGGCCACCGCGCCTGGCCAGGAGGCACAGCCCCCTCCTGTGCTCTGACGGGCTCGTCATCCGTGCTCTGGGGCCCTCGGCCCCCAAAGGAGCAGGGCTGGAGCTCCACCCACTTCTGTGACCCCAAAGAGGGCTCTGAAGATCACAGGTGACCCTGCACTTCGTGCTCACCCCATGGGAGGGCAGAGAGTGGGCGGGACAAGACCCCCAGTAAGAGGCCCCAGGGCTTCTGGTAACAAAGCAGTCAGCAGgtaaggggtggggagggtcctCTTTTATCCCACAGGGGGCCTGCCTGGGCTCCTGACTCTGATTGCAAGGATTTCCCCAAAATGAGACCTGCTATTTCTCCCTGACCTGTTCTGAAACCACACCTACCAACGTCCCATTTCCGGGGTCCCATGTGGGAAATGTCGGTCAGTGGGGTCCTGGGGCTGCTGCGATAAATGACCTCACATGGTCGGGGAGGGggcttaaaaccacagaaatcCATCCTCCCCCAGCTCTGGAGACCGGACGTCTTAGGTCCATGGGGGACACGCTTCCTCCAGAGGCTCTGGGGAGGGTCCCTTCGGCCTCTTCCAGTGTCTGGGGCCCAGGTCTCCGTCTCCATCCTCATGGGGCTCGTCCTCTGCACCTGCGTCTCCCCTTCCGTCTCTTCCAAGGACCCCTGTCGTTGATGCGGGGCCCATCCTATTCCAGTGGGACCTCACATttacttgattacatctgcaaagaccctccACTGTGGGCTCAGATGTGTCCCCCAACTCCACATATTGTCACCCCCAGGATCTCAGAATGGAACTGTATTTGGggataaagtctttaaagaggtggttaaggtaaaatgaggtcaataGGGTGGGCCCTGATCCCATAGGACTTGTAGGAAGAGGGGATGAGGACAGAGGGGCGACCACGTAAGGCCAAGGGGGAACACAGGGAGACAGGCCTCAGGGGGAACGAGCCTTGGCCCCTCCTGATTTGACTCGCTGCCTGCAGGACTGGGAAATcagttatttaagccacccagtgtgtgggGCTTGGTTGTGGCACCCCAGGAAACTCATACCCTTCCTGGGGGCCTCCtgtcccagcggggagcctgaggTCCTTGCAGATCCGTGAGCCAGCTGCTCCCCCTACTGGCCACGCTGCAGGGGATGCTCGCGGCCTGGGACTAGCGCTGGGCTGGGAGAGGCGtaggggctgggggggcgggcgTCTCTCTCCTGGTGGGGCCTCACCAGCTCCCCCCCGGGCAGGTAGGTGGCCACCGTCCCCTCCTGGACGCGCCTGCTGCCTCTGGAGGGGGCCCCTGGGGAAGCATTCAGGACTGCATGCAACCACCACCCCTGGGACCCGCTGACATGCTCCGTGCACCCTCTTCCCTAGTGTGTGACCCCAAGGATGAGCACCGCCGTGACTGGCTGGTGTCAGTACTGGTCTTGCTGGGGACACTGCTGGTCCTGGGACTCGTGGCCCTGCTGTGTAGAAGGTGAGCGCTCCGCGCCCGCCACCTCGCTGGCCTCCCTGCAGTGTGATGCCTGccgtccccgccccccaccaccggCGGGTCTCACTTGCTGGACTGCTCTGTCCCCGGGGGCAGGCCGCTGCCTCAGGTGACCCCATGGGGTTTGTGAGACGTGATCCTGTTAGGCCCTCTGGTCCTTGCCACCCACGGAAACCAGAAGCTGGGTGCCCCGTGCAGCATCCTCAGGACCCTCTGTCCTCAGTCCTGTCGCATGTTCCCATATCTCCCTGATGCTCGGTTTCCCACCCTGTGCCCAGATTCCTCGTCCCCCACTATCATTTGGGGGGGGGCTGAAGGGGCTCCTCTGGGATCCGCCCTcctacccctcctcctcctctccctcctcctccccctctccctcctcctccccccactcccctctgcaGCAGGCAAGAGTCCAGTGATGGGATAATCATGACCTTTCCCGCCTGAGCAACTCCTGCCCCTGAGGTGCCTTCCAGATGCCTAGTTGCTAAGTCCTATCAGGCGCTGCCCCgtgtgtgtttggggtgggggggagggggaggtgtgtCCTAGCAGGCTCTGGCCTCTCTGGCTTCACCCAcgcccgccccctcccagcccttcaGGCTGAGCGGCCCCGCCCAGGGCGCACAACCTGCTGAGGTTTAtgaggaagggcaggggcaggttCCATGCAGCCAGCAACCCATGGACCACCTTCAGGCTTCCCAGGGTCCCAGGCAGGGGTCGGGGTGGGGtgcacagcccccccccccccaggcaggAGATGCAGGTGTGCTTGTTATGTGGCGGTGTTTTGTCCCTGCAGATCAGGATTCCTCATTGCTGTAGGACTTgggcctggggggcaggcagTCGAGACCACCCCCCACTGCACCCGGGGACTGGGGCTGGATTCCTAAGTCCATCCCGGCGGCCTGTGGCCTCTGAGTTCTGGATTCAGAGCATGTGTTGTCTTTCTCCTCTGAGGTACTCAGTTTTGCAGAAACTCTTCCCTCCCATCCCTCACATGAAGGACCCCATCACGGACAACCTCCAGAGCCCCAAGCTGGTAGGTCCTGGCACgtgcaggggtggaggggtgcgGGAGGAGGAGGCCACAGCCCCGCCCGCCGAGGAGCAGGAAGCTGGTCCTGTCCTGGTAGGAGGGAGgatggtggggggatggggaaggcTGCCAGGTGACAGTCACGCGAGGAGTTGGACAAAGTCCCAGACCCGCACGGCCAGGACCAGCCAGGCCCCTGTGGCTgtcatgggggggagggggcgtaTGTGCAGCCCAGCCTGACCCCTGCCTCCTGCAGGAGCACTGGGACACCAGCAGAGCCAGCCAGGAGGACTGTCCGGTGGCCGAGGTGCACATTTTGGGGGAAACATGAAGCGGGACCTCAGACGTCCTTCCCCGATTGGCCAGGAGCCCGGAGGAGGGAGCCCGGAGGAGCGTagtgggctggggagggaacACCTGTGTCAGGCTCATCGTGTAAATAAAGGCCTCTTGCACCCAGTCCCTGAACTCCGGGGAGGGGGATCCAGATAGTCATgtggggccctggggcctccaGTCTCCCCTGAAATGGGACCGACCCAGATGCTGCTCGCAAGGCCCCGGGACTCGCTGCTCCGAGCCTGTTCAGCGGCCTCAGCGGCCGGGCCTGCTCTCGTTTTCCGGCTTCATTCCGCGTAAGCACCTGACACCCCGAGGTGCAGAAGGTGGCACGTGGGAAACCCCGGGAGCCCGGCTGTCTCCCACCACCGCTCAGGGGCCAGGGTTGATGTGGGACGCGGGGCCACGGAAGACAGCCAGCTGTATGCAAACCCGCAGATAcagctgctccccccacccccaggaaccAGGATCTCCCCCAGAGACCCTGTGCTCCCACACTCACTGAGGAAGGGGCCTCTGGCCCCTCTGAACCTTCCCTGCAGGGCAGTAAGCAAGCTCCCATCGTTGCAGCCGTCGCCACGCTTGGTTTGCACCCAGCTGATGaactggggtggggcggggggtgaaAGCACAGGCCCAGGGAGATGGTGACCATGGCCCCCAAACCCCCACGGCTCAGCAGGGGGAGCCCAGGTGCCCACAGAGGCTGTCTGTGCAGCCCGGAGGGCAAACCTGGCTGGTCAACAGTGCGTAGTCCTGTCATGTGTCCTTGGAAGCTGCCTTGTGACCCTGGGCAACCCCCAAACCTCCTGATCTCAGACTGGACCCCTCATTGCAGCATAAACAAGGGTTTGCACTTGACCCGGGTCTCGGGAAGACCAGACCTGCCTTCTATATCCGTGTCCTCTCAGAACCCAGCTGGCCTTTCTACCCCAGGTCTCCTGCTTCACAGGTGGAAGCAATGGCAGGTCCAAGGTTCAGTCTGGAGACCTTTTCTCTCACCCTCACGTGGGGGTTTCTGCACAAACAGCCGCACAGGATGCAGACCTGCCCCAGGGCGGACTTGGGCCACAGGATGTGGCTGCTGGGGCTACTTCCGGAATGTTTTTCTCAGCAGGGAGACTGGCTACACTGGCTCCTTCACCGGGGGTGAGGGCGGGGGAAGATTCAGGAGGCCCCAGAGGTCCTGGCAGGTGGCACAGAATGGGAGGCTTGGATCTGGAGCAGGGAGGGTCAGACGCCCCAGGCTCCCTCGCACTGGCTTGTCTTCAGCACCCAGGGTGGTCTGTGGGCAGAACGAGCTGCAGATGAGCTTGTTTCCATCACCTCACCAGGGTGCTAGGAATCTCATCCGAGAGTCCCCGAAGGACTCTCCCCAAGGACTCTCCAGGGAGAGCAGAACGTGGCCTCCCTGACCCCTTGCATCCCCCCCCCCTCCGCTCACCATGCCCGAGCCCAGAGCCCACAAGCTGCTCCGTTGAAAACAATGCACCAGAAACTCTGTGTCCCAGTTTTTATGGTTTTGCAGCAGAATGCCCGACGTGGAACATAATTGCAAATATTCGGCTGTGCAAAAGAGAACAGTGCTTAAGTACAAATGGagacatgattcttttttttaaataaatacttaaacacAACCCGGGTCCCACAAGCACCTGGACTCTATGGTCTGAGCGGCGGAACTGCCAGCCCGTGGACCCACGAAGACGTCATGATTGCCCTCCCCCCGGAATCAAAACATGGAACCTGGTGCCGATGATCGATCACAATGAGCCCCCTTTGGAACCTTCCCCAGCCCTGTCTACGTGATCTGGCCGGGACAAGGACACTGGAATTTCTCGAAGATCAATGGTCCGTAACAGTTAAAAGGATTCTACGTGATTCCCTTGGCCCCCGTGTCTGGAGGAGGAATGTCTAGATGACTTTCTTCAGCTCGTCGTACAGAACCAGCACGAAGGCGCCCCCCATGCCCCTTAGGACGTTGGACCACGCGCCCTTGAAGAAGGCTTTGCCCCCTTCATCTTTGAAGATCTTCCGCCAGCAGTCGACGGTCCCCTTGTACATGATGTCAGCTGCAAGAGGGACAGACAGGAGAGCTTACTGGGAGGTTACTCgggaaaagagcaaagggaaaccCAGAAGACACGGTCCACACACTGAAACCGGATGCCACCCTCCAGGCGACCTGGATTTCTCATCCCAGGGAAAAATGAGGCTCTGCACACCAACAGCTCCAGGTCTTGGCCGCTGCTCAGCCCACTGCTGTGGCTATAACCAAAACACCCAAATTGCAGCCCCGTGTCCACTCCTGGGATCAGTGCAAGGTCCCGGGCCAGCGTAGAGAAGACCAAAGCACGGGCAGCACCAAGGGCCCGGGCAGGTACCCGGCAGGGCTGCAGGGTTCTAGCGCCCCTGGATCAACAGTTACGGTCTCAAACCCTGTGAAGAACCTCATCTGTTAGCCCCGCTTCCCATGGCCTGAGGCCACCAAAGGGCCCGTCATTCCAGGAGCTCTTGTATCTCTCATCTCCGAGGACAAGTCCCGGTCACCAGGACCGAGACAACGTACCTCCTTTGCGCCCGGACTGCATCATCATCCGCCGCCGCACGGTGTCGAAGGGGTAGGAGACCACGCCGGCCACGGCCGTCACAGTCTGGGCGATCATCCAGCTCACCACAATGTGCGTGTTCTTGGGGTCTGGGAGCATGCCTGCGGGGTCACCAGCCAGCGTTAGGTTCCAGTGCCACACACACAGCGGGGCAAGAGCAGTACTGCCTGCCCTGGTGCCACGTGGAGCCCCCGCGACCAGGGAACGGCATGGAACCACCCGCAGGGCATAGAGCGGTCCCTGAGGCCCACGCTTAGTGCCTGGGAACGAACGGGCTCTCTCTACAGAGAGGGACAGGCGAGCCTGGTAAGTGCATGTACCACACAAGAGGCGGTTCTGCTGCACAGACACTAGCTTTCAGGGTGTGAACGGCACACCCTAATGTTCACGCTGAAAACCCCGGATACCTAAAAATAACTGCCTTTAAAAAACAGTGTAAAGCGTCTTCAGAGGAGACCCTAATCCAACACCATCAACACCCTGTAAAAAATCTAAACTCAGACGCACAAaagaggcccacgtgaggacacaCGGACAAAACTGCCATCTACACACCGAGGAGACGCCACGAACGCCAGCAACCCCGTGGACGTGTGGATGTCAGACTTCCCACCCTGCAGAGTGCGGCTCTGCCAACAGCGGATCCCGGAGCCCCCGCCGCACGTGCAGCCCCACAGCAAGAACACACGTACCCTTGGCCGTGTCGTAGACGCCGAAGTAGGCCGCCCGGTAGATGATGATGCCCTGCACGGACACGTTGAAGCCCTGGTAGAGGCCCCGGATGCCGTCGGACTTGGTGATCTTCACCAGGCAGTCTCCAAGGCCCTTGAACTCCCGCTCGGTGCCCGACTTGCCGACGTCGGCCGCCAGACGGGT
The nucleotide sequence above comes from Canis lupus dingo isolate Sandy chromosome X, ASM325472v2, whole genome shotgun sequence. Encoded proteins:
- the SLC25A6 gene encoding ADP/ATP translocase 3, with the translated sequence MTEQAISFAKDFLAGGIAAAISKTAVAPIERVKLLLQVQHASKQIAADKQYKGIVDCIVRIPKEQGVLSFWRGNLANVIRYFPTQALNFAFKDKYKQIFLGGVDKHTQFWRYFAGNLASGGAAGATSLCFVYPLDFARTRLAADVGKSGTEREFKGLGDCLVKITKSDGIRGLYQGFNVSVQGIIIYRAAYFGVYDTAKGMLPDPKNTHIVVSWMIAQTVTAVAGVVSYPFDTVRRRMMMQSGRKGADIMYKGTVDCWRKIFKDEGGKAFFKGAWSNVLRGMGGAFVLVLYDELKKVI